One Chroogloeocystis siderophila 5.2 s.c.1 DNA segment encodes these proteins:
- the rfbC gene encoding dTDP-4-dehydrorhamnose 3,5-epimerase, producing the protein MNILPTEIPDVLIIEPRIFGDDRGFFFESYNEKAFAEKVGVSLHFVQDNHSRSQQNVLRGLHYQIQQPQGKLVRAITGEILDVALDIRKSSPTFGQWISCILSAENKRQLWIPPGFAHGFLVLSPSAEVLYKTTDYYAPQHERCILWNDPDLAIDWTISTPPILSQKDQAGQLFHKAEVFA; encoded by the coding sequence ATGAATATATTGCCGACTGAGATACCTGATGTTTTAATTATTGAGCCTCGAATCTTTGGTGACGATCGCGGCTTCTTTTTTGAAAGCTACAACGAGAAAGCTTTTGCTGAGAAAGTGGGAGTGTCACTGCACTTTGTCCAAGATAACCATTCGCGATCGCAACAAAACGTCCTGCGGGGACTACACTATCAAATTCAGCAGCCACAAGGTAAGCTGGTTCGCGCAATCACTGGCGAAATTCTGGATGTCGCGTTAGATATCCGCAAAAGTTCTCCAACTTTTGGTCAATGGATTAGTTGTATCTTGAGTGCTGAAAATAAACGTCAATTGTGGATACCTCCAGGTTTTGCCCACGGCTTTCTAGTTCTTTCTCCTAGCGCTGAAGTTCTTTACAAAACGACAGACTACTACGCACCACAGCACGAACGTTGTATTTTGTGGAATGACCCAGATCTGGCAATTGATTGGACTATTTCTACTCCACCTATACTTTCACAGAAAGACCAAGCAGGTCAACTATTTCATAAAGCTGAAGTCTTTGCTTGA
- the rfbD gene encoding dTDP-4-dehydrorhamnose reductase: MRPSILLIGNTGQLGQELQRYLAPIADVTAVGRPTIDLTQPDSLRQIIHKVQPQIIINAAAYTAVDKAETEPELATAINAIAPGILAAEAQQSNLHLIHISTDYVFDGCQSHPYQETDATNPLGVYGRSKLAGEQAIQDNCDRYIILRTAWVYGSHGNNFVKTMLRLGADRKEIRVVADQIGNPTWTGDITRAIAQLLEINPIPTGIYHYTNSGVASWYDFAIAIFEEAQKLSFPLKIQHVIPITTPEYPTLTQRPSYSVLACEKITKVLGTPSPHWRQGLRKMLAELYTNSYESADSLRR; this comes from the coding sequence ATGAGACCGTCAATTTTACTGATTGGTAACACAGGTCAATTAGGTCAAGAACTACAACGCTATCTTGCACCGATTGCAGATGTCACTGCGGTGGGACGTCCAACGATTGACTTAACCCAACCTGATAGCCTGCGTCAGATTATCCATAAAGTCCAGCCTCAAATCATTATCAACGCCGCAGCATACACAGCGGTAGACAAAGCCGAAACCGAACCGGAACTCGCAACCGCGATTAACGCGATCGCCCCTGGTATTCTCGCCGCAGAAGCACAACAATCAAATTTGCACCTAATTCATATTTCTACAGATTACGTATTCGATGGTTGTCAAAGTCATCCATACCAAGAAACTGATGCGACAAACCCCTTAGGGGTTTATGGACGATCAAAACTTGCTGGCGAACAAGCAATTCAAGATAACTGTGATCGCTACATTATCTTACGAACAGCTTGGGTATACGGTAGTCACGGTAATAACTTTGTCAAAACGATGCTGCGACTCGGTGCAGATCGCAAAGAAATTCGTGTCGTCGCCGATCAAATCGGAAATCCAACATGGACAGGCGATATAACTCGTGCGATCGCGCAATTACTCGAAATCAACCCAATCCCAACCGGAATTTATCACTATACCAACAGTGGTGTTGCTAGCTGGTACGATTTTGCGATCGCAATTTTTGAAGAAGCGCAGAAATTAAGCTTTCCTCTCAAAATTCAGCACGTAATTCCGATTACAACGCCTGAATATCCGACGTTAACGCAACGACCCTCATATTCGGTTCTCGCGTGTGAGAAAATAACCAAAGTTTTGGGAACTCCATCGCCTCACTGGCGACAAGGACTTAGGAAAATGCTGGCAGAACTTTACACAAATAGCTATGAAAGCGCTGATTCTCTCCGGCGGTAA
- a CDS encoding glucose-1-phosphate thymidylyltransferase, producing MKALILSGGKGTRLRPLTYTGAKQLVPVANKPILWYGIEEIVAAGITDIGIIISPETGREVKNKTGTGDRFGANITYILQDKPAGLAHAVQIAQPFLKDDPFIMYLGDNLIQQGDLSYFLQQFTQKQHDALILLRPVSNPSAFGVAKVDEYGRVLELIEKPQVPPSNLALVGVYFFSHTIHEAIACIQPSARGELEITDAIQCLINQQKQVSACQLEGWWLDTGKKDDLLEANRLILDTYLKTSNLGEVDSYSQVIGRVQIGSGSKVLNCTIRGPVVIGSNCYLENCFIGPYSSIADQATIIETDIEHSVVLQGAKIDRIHQRIIDSVIGQRAQLTVAARRPKALRFLVGDDCQIELA from the coding sequence ATGAAAGCGCTGATTCTCTCCGGCGGTAAAGGGACTCGCTTGCGTCCCCTAACGTATACTGGTGCTAAACAACTTGTACCCGTCGCCAACAAACCAATTCTTTGGTACGGTATTGAAGAAATCGTTGCCGCTGGAATTACTGATATTGGGATTATCATTAGTCCAGAAACAGGACGCGAAGTCAAGAATAAAACCGGAACCGGCGATCGCTTTGGCGCCAATATTACATATATCCTCCAAGATAAACCTGCTGGTTTGGCTCATGCGGTTCAAATTGCCCAACCTTTCTTGAAAGACGATCCTTTTATCATGTATTTGGGTGATAACTTAATTCAGCAAGGAGATTTAAGTTATTTTCTCCAGCAGTTTACCCAAAAACAGCACGATGCCTTAATTTTATTGCGTCCTGTATCGAATCCTAGTGCTTTTGGTGTTGCCAAAGTCGATGAATACGGGCGCGTTTTAGAGTTAATTGAAAAGCCACAAGTTCCCCCTTCAAATCTTGCTTTAGTCGGTGTTTACTTCTTTTCTCACACAATTCATGAAGCGATCGCGTGTATTCAACCTTCTGCTAGAGGAGAATTAGAAATTACCGACGCGATTCAGTGCTTAATTAATCAACAAAAGCAAGTCTCAGCGTGTCAACTCGAAGGCTGGTGGCTGGATACCGGAAAAAAAGATGATCTTTTAGAAGCGAATCGCCTGATTCTCGATACCTATCTGAAAACTTCTAATCTTGGTGAGGTCGATTCATACAGTCAAGTTATTGGGCGTGTGCAAATTGGTTCTGGTTCCAAAGTCCTTAACTGTACAATACGCGGTCCTGTCGTCATTGGTAGTAATTGCTATTTAGAAAACTGTTTTATTGGTCCCTACAGTAGTATTGCCGACCAAGCCACAATTATCGAGACAGATATCGAACATAGTGTTGTTCTACAAGGAGCAAAAATTGACCGCATTCACCAACGTATTATTGATAGTGTTATTGGGCAGCGCGCACAACTAACGGTAGCAGCAAGACGCCCTAAAGCCTTGCGTTTTCTAGTCGGTGATGACTGCCAAATTGAACTAGCGTGA